A genomic region of Solanum dulcamara chromosome 2, daSolDulc1.2, whole genome shotgun sequence contains the following coding sequences:
- the LOC129876763 gene encoding cysteine-rich and transmembrane domain-containing protein WIH2-like — MSYYNQQQAPVGVPPPQGYPPEGYSKDAYPPPGYPQQGYPQQGYPPQGYPPQYAPQYGAPPPQQHHQSSSSTGLMQGCLAALCCCCLLDACF, encoded by the coding sequence ATGAGTTACTACAATCAGCAACAGGCCCCTGTTGGTGTACCTCCACCACAAGGATATCCACCTGAAGGTTACTCAAAAGATGCATACCCACCACCAGGGTACCCACAACAGGGTTACCCTCAACAAGGTTATCCACCTCAAGGGTACCCTCCCCAGTATGCACCTCAGTATGGTGCTCCACCTCCTCAACAACATCATCAATCATCTAGTAGCACTGGATTAATGCAAGGATGTTTGGCTGCTCTGTGCTGTTGTTGTCTCTTGGATGCATGCTTTTGA